A region of uncultured Anaeromusa sp. DNA encodes the following proteins:
- a CDS encoding DUF4446 family protein, protein MGQQELIEIQQWILNYLPYLLLVFAVMVLIALTFFINLNFKMSKSKKRYEKLMTGMEGANLEQLLENHISEVRQLRGQVAQLTQQVEDLTAVSRVCVQKVGVVRFRAFEDTGSDLSFAIALLDSEDSGVVLSSLFGRTESRVYAKPVEHGTSSYLLSTEENEALSKAKKQTLIN, encoded by the coding sequence TTGGGACAACAAGAATTAATAGAAATTCAGCAATGGATTTTGAACTATCTGCCGTATTTGTTATTGGTCTTTGCAGTAATGGTGCTAATTGCACTGACCTTTTTTATCAATCTGAATTTCAAAATGAGTAAGTCCAAAAAACGCTATGAAAAATTGATGACCGGTATGGAAGGTGCGAACCTGGAGCAATTGCTGGAGAATCATATTAGTGAAGTACGTCAGTTGCGAGGGCAGGTAGCGCAGTTAACGCAGCAGGTAGAAGACCTGACGGCAGTTTCGCGTGTGTGTGTGCAAAAAGTTGGCGTGGTACGATTCCGGGCTTTTGAAGATACAGGCAGCGATCTGAGTTTTGCTATTGCGCTTTTAGATTCAGAAGATAGTGGCGTGGTGTTGTCTAGCTTGTTTGGGCGAACCGAATCCAGAGTGTATGCTAAACCAGTTGAACATGGTACTTCTAGTTATCTTCTATCTACAGAAGAGAATGAAGCGTTGAGTAAGGCTAAAAAGCAAACCTTGATTAATTAA
- a CDS encoding DUF554 domain-containing protein has translation MIQGSVVNAAAIVAGTAVGLLLRKGIQERYQQTVLAGVAMSVGLIGVTMALKTQNILLVIVSMVLGGLVGEFLDIDARLEKMGAWLTQRLGAQYGNVGQGFVTASLVFCIGAMAVVGSIQDGMTDDASTLYAKATLDGIASAVFASSMGAGVALSAVPVLLYQGGISLTAAAFGATLSTAAVTEMSAVGGLLIVGISMRMLNLGDIRIANLLPAVFVAPLLVLFWPT, from the coding sequence ATGATACAGGGAAGTGTGGTCAATGCCGCAGCTATTGTGGCAGGCACTGCGGTGGGGCTGCTATTGCGCAAAGGCATTCAAGAACGATATCAGCAGACGGTGTTAGCTGGTGTAGCTATGTCGGTGGGCTTGATTGGCGTGACGATGGCCTTAAAAACACAGAATATTTTATTAGTCATTGTCAGCATGGTTCTCGGAGGCTTAGTGGGTGAATTTTTAGATATTGATGCGCGTCTGGAAAAAATGGGGGCCTGGCTGACACAGCGTCTGGGAGCTCAATACGGGAATGTAGGTCAAGGCTTTGTTACGGCCAGTTTGGTTTTTTGCATTGGCGCTATGGCGGTAGTCGGCTCGATTCAAGACGGCATGACCGACGATGCGTCGACGTTGTATGCGAAAGCTACACTGGATGGTATTGCTTCGGCAGTCTTTGCGTCTAGCATGGGCGCCGGCGTAGCTCTTTCGGCGGTGCCTGTGCTGCTGTATCAAGGCGGTATTTCTTTGACAGCAGCGGCTTTTGGGGCTACGTTGTCAACCGCAGCTGTCACCGAGATGAGCGCCGTCGGTGGTCTTTTGATTGTAGGCATCAGCATGCGGATGCTGAATTTGGGAGATATTCGCATTGCCAATTTGCTACCAGCCGTATTTGTGGCGCCGCTTTTGGTTTTATTTTGGCCGACTTAA